A region from the Cystobacter ferrugineus genome encodes:
- a CDS encoding M16 family metallopeptidase: protein MSFTYHRDVLPNGLRVVTIETPHLHTALLAVYVRTGSRHESVHSNGVSHFLEHLFFRGSEGWPDTVRMNSAVEEVGGNLNGVTTRDHGYYYTPLHPAHLDVGLAILGDMLTRPRLTDMEVERSIILEEMLDEVDEKGRDIDIDNLSKRLLFPEHPLSFKIAGTRESVSALTHAQVLEHFARHYVTGNLVVSAAGRVKRDEVLALVERHFARLPQGPESQDLPPPLTPRGPRLHVVTHDEAQTEFRLSFRTVPEHHPDWPALQLLRRFLDDGLSSRLPFEIVEKRGLAYSVHASLEAFHDAGIFEIEAASAPERASLVVGEMFRVLGELADTPVAEEELARAKRRHRMLLEFSQDSPGELSGWFAGTELFRRPESFSLRADLVDAASTAQVRDVARRYFARDNLTVVAVGQRKGIKALEKVVETAEGLPSAT from the coding sequence ATGAGCTTCACCTACCACCGCGACGTGCTCCCCAATGGCCTGCGCGTCGTCACCATCGAGACCCCGCACCTGCACACCGCGCTGCTCGCCGTGTACGTGCGCACCGGCAGCCGCCACGAGTCCGTGCACAGCAACGGCGTCAGCCACTTCCTCGAGCACCTCTTCTTCCGCGGCAGCGAGGGCTGGCCCGACACCGTGCGGATGAACTCCGCCGTGGAGGAGGTGGGCGGCAACCTCAACGGCGTCACCACCCGAGACCACGGCTACTACTACACGCCCCTGCACCCCGCGCACCTGGACGTGGGCCTGGCCATCCTCGGCGACATGCTCACCCGCCCCCGCCTCACCGACATGGAGGTGGAGCGCAGCATCATCCTCGAGGAGATGCTCGACGAGGTGGACGAGAAGGGCCGCGACATCGACATCGACAACCTGTCCAAGCGCCTGCTCTTCCCGGAGCACCCGCTGTCCTTCAAGATCGCCGGCACGCGCGAGTCCGTCTCCGCCCTCACCCATGCGCAGGTGCTCGAGCACTTCGCGCGCCACTACGTCACCGGCAACCTCGTGGTGTCCGCCGCGGGCCGCGTCAAGCGCGACGAGGTGCTCGCGCTCGTGGAGCGTCACTTCGCGCGCCTGCCCCAGGGCCCCGAGAGCCAGGATCTCCCTCCGCCCCTCACCCCCCGGGGCCCACGCCTGCACGTCGTCACCCACGACGAGGCCCAGACCGAGTTCCGCCTGTCCTTCCGCACCGTGCCCGAGCACCACCCGGACTGGCCCGCCCTCCAACTGCTGCGCCGCTTCCTCGACGACGGGCTGAGCTCCCGGCTGCCCTTCGAGATCGTCGAGAAGCGGGGCCTCGCCTACTCCGTGCACGCCTCGCTCGAGGCCTTCCACGACGCGGGCATCTTCGAGATCGAGGCCGCGAGCGCGCCGGAGCGGGCCTCGCTCGTGGTGGGCGAGATGTTCCGCGTCCTCGGTGAACTGGCCGACACGCCGGTGGCCGAGGAAGAGCTGGCGCGCGCCAAGCGGCGGCACCGCATGCTCCTGGAATTTTCCCAGGATTCTCCAGGAGAGCTGTCCGGGTGGTTCGCGGGAACCGAGCTGTTCCGGCGTCCCGAGTCCTTCAGCCTGCGCGCGGACCTGGTGGACGCGGCCAGCACGGCCCAGGTGCGCGACGTGGCCCGGCGCTACTTCGCCCGGGACAACCTCACCGTGGTGGCCGTGGGCCAACGCAAGGGAATCAAGGCCTTGGAGAAGGTGGTGGAGACGGCCGAGGGCCTGCCATCCGCCACTTGA
- a CDS encoding sensor histidine kinase: MKLSLATRIFLGYAVVLVTFGAVSLFSVAELHRNQLEIRLVSQGYLQLSQDAAALDSFHTNQEKDTERLLEEGNAETRRALIRLARLYVPSLMSERLNDALVRAREVRALAPPGEVPFVQDLESRLGELAHRYPTYGRAAEAVFTVLASESPPADEVARAATELRQQENAIGRDIRFLRAALTNRIRERVDGAEDRERRTGLAIITLSVLAIIVGLVATAWSARTLRPVRTLIEGVSRIGRGDYSAQLGVRGDDEVAVLAREFDAMARSLQAREAQLKAQAEALMRAEQLAAVGRISAQVAHEVRNPLSSIGLNVELMQDAFEHATFDSPEEAREAREILAAVTRQVDRLTEVTEQYLRMARPPRPSLEPTDVTEVLASVLDFSREELERAGVEVVRELSPEPPRALADEGQLRQVFLNLLRNAREAMLGGGRLTIATQVQARDVVVALRDTGRGMTEAVLSRIFEPFFTTKEDGTGLGLAVCQQILQAHGGELSCQSEPGRGTTFFVRLPRA, from the coding sequence ATGAAGCTCTCACTCGCCACCCGCATCTTCCTGGGCTACGCGGTGGTGCTCGTCACCTTCGGCGCGGTGTCCCTGTTCAGCGTCGCCGAGCTGCACCGCAACCAACTGGAGATCCGTCTGGTCAGTCAGGGCTACCTCCAACTGTCCCAGGACGCCGCCGCGCTCGACTCCTTCCACACCAACCAGGAGAAGGACACCGAGCGGCTGCTGGAGGAAGGCAACGCGGAGACCCGGCGCGCCCTCATCCGGCTCGCCCGGCTCTATGTCCCCTCGCTCATGTCCGAGCGGCTCAACGACGCGCTCGTCCGGGCCCGCGAGGTGCGCGCCCTGGCGCCCCCCGGAGAGGTGCCCTTCGTGCAGGATCTGGAGTCGCGCCTGGGCGAGCTGGCCCATCGCTACCCCACCTATGGCCGGGCGGCGGAGGCCGTCTTCACGGTGCTCGCCAGCGAGTCACCCCCCGCGGACGAGGTGGCACGCGCCGCCACCGAGCTGCGCCAGCAGGAGAACGCCATCGGCCGCGACATCCGCTTCCTGCGCGCCGCCCTCACCAACCGCATCCGCGAGCGCGTGGACGGGGCCGAGGATCGCGAGCGCCGCACGGGCCTGGCCATCATCACCCTGTCCGTGCTCGCCATCATCGTGGGCCTCGTGGCCACCGCCTGGTCGGCGCGCACGCTGCGCCCGGTACGCACCCTCATCGAGGGCGTGTCGCGCATCGGCCGCGGCGACTACAGCGCCCAACTGGGCGTGCGCGGTGACGACGAGGTGGCCGTGCTCGCCCGCGAGTTCGACGCCATGGCGCGCTCGCTCCAGGCACGCGAGGCCCAGCTCAAGGCCCAGGCCGAGGCCCTCATGCGCGCCGAGCAGCTCGCCGCCGTGGGCCGCATCTCCGCCCAGGTCGCCCACGAGGTGCGCAATCCCCTCTCCTCCATCGGCCTCAACGTGGAGCTCATGCAGGACGCCTTCGAGCACGCCACCTTCGACTCGCCCGAAGAGGCCCGCGAGGCGCGGGAGATCCTCGCCGCCGTCACCCGCCAGGTGGACCGGCTCACCGAGGTGACCGAGCAGTACCTGCGCATGGCCCGCCCACCCCGGCCCAGCCTCGAGCCCACCGACGTCACCGAGGTGCTCGCCAGCGTGCTCGACTTCTCCCGCGAGGAGCTGGAGCGCGCCGGGGTGGAGGTGGTGCGCGAGCTGTCCCCCGAGCCACCCCGCGCCCTCGCCGACGAGGGCCAGCTTCGCCAGGTGTTCCTCAACCTCCTGCGCAACGCCCGCGAGGCCATGCTCGGCGGAGGACGGCTCACCATCGCCACCCAGGTGCAGGCGCGCGACGTGGTGGTCGCCCTGCGCGACACCGGCCGCGGCATGACCGAGGCGGTGCTCTCCCGCATCTTCGAACCCTTCTTCACCACCAAGGAAGACGGCACGGGCCTCGGCCTCGCCGTCTGTCAGCAGATCCTCCAGGCCCACGGCGGGGAGCTCTCGTGTCAGAGCGAGCCCGGCCGGGGCACGACCTTCTTCGTCAGGCTTCCCCGCGCATGA
- a CDS encoding DUF2378 family protein, whose amino-acid sequence MMNAVEGPRQPVVFSQVVDSLFRLTGRQRFDADTRKRLKAIGVDMDQPLLVAYSVPTWRATVGVCAELLHPHLSLDQARYRIGYALTDAYGRTTMGSAVLQLFRMLGWQSSLSRITRGLQSGTNFLSAHTRFLEGGALEVRFEVLPEFHAALGNQSGIEPHFMNGSMDAMMALVGAPFRSGEYQPEQSGLQHTVFVLHRKD is encoded by the coding sequence ATGATGAACGCGGTCGAGGGACCACGACAACCCGTCGTCTTCAGTCAGGTGGTGGACTCCCTCTTCCGGCTCACCGGCAGGCAGCGCTTCGACGCGGACACCCGCAAGCGGCTCAAGGCCATTGGCGTCGACATGGATCAACCGCTGCTGGTCGCCTATTCGGTGCCCACCTGGCGCGCCACCGTCGGGGTCTGCGCGGAGCTCCTCCACCCCCACCTTTCGCTGGATCAGGCACGCTACCGCATCGGCTACGCGCTCACGGACGCCTATGGGAGGACCACCATGGGCAGCGCCGTGCTCCAGCTCTTCCGGATGCTCGGGTGGCAGTCCTCGCTGTCACGCATCACCCGGGGGCTCCAGTCGGGGACCAACTTCCTGTCGGCCCACACCCGGTTCCTGGAGGGGGGCGCGCTCGAGGTGCGCTTCGAGGTGTTGCCCGAGTTCCACGCCGCCCTGGGCAACCAGTCCGGCATCGAGCCCCACTTCATGAACGGCAGCATGGACGCGATGATGGCGCTCGTCGGTGCGCCGTTCCGCTCGGGTGAGTATCAGCCGGAACAGTCCGGCCTCCAGCACACCGTCTTCGTGCTGCACCGCAAGGACTGA